The following are encoded together in the Bacillus cereus group sp. RP43 genome:
- a CDS encoding alanine/glycine:cation symporter family protein, whose translation MVDIFSRFLEATNNILWSYILIAMLIGFGLYFSFKLKFVQITHFGEMVSLISKGFNRKEKKKDSISPFQAFCLSAAARIGIGNLAGVALAISMGGPGAIFWMWFIAILGAATSFVECTLAQIYKVKDGSRFRGGPAYYMEKGLNKRWMGIWFSLLITVAYGLIFNSVQANTVTIAFENAFGLERTIVGALLALLVAVIIFGGIKSISRITEMIVPPMAIIYIGVAVFVVINNFNMLPSIFIEIFNSAFGLDQAIAGGIGAAIKFGIQRGLFATEAGMGSSPNAAATSDVSHPVKQGLVQALGVFVDTFLVCTSTAFIVLCSGLYKGSNLEGIELTQQALSSQIGPWASTFLAIIIFLFAFSSLLGNYYYGETNIAFIKESKTWLMIYRVAVVGMVFFGSIAALQTVWSLADFFMGLMVFTNLIAISFLSKFAYAALVDYIKQKKQGKDPVFVASSIPGLKNTECWDGQDVEENKKAV comes from the coding sequence ATGGTTGATATCTTTAGCAGATTCCTTGAGGCAACGAATAATATTTTATGGTCATATATTCTTATTGCAATGTTAATCGGCTTCGGTCTTTATTTCTCTTTTAAATTAAAATTTGTCCAAATTACTCATTTCGGTGAAATGGTCAGTTTAATTAGTAAAGGGTTCAATCGAAAAGAAAAGAAAAAAGATAGCATCTCTCCATTCCAAGCATTTTGCTTAAGTGCAGCTGCACGTATTGGTATCGGGAACTTAGCTGGTGTAGCACTAGCAATTTCAATGGGCGGACCTGGCGCAATATTTTGGATGTGGTTTATCGCTATTCTCGGAGCAGCTACTAGTTTTGTAGAATGTACGCTCGCGCAAATTTATAAAGTAAAAGATGGAAGCAGATTCCGTGGTGGACCAGCATATTACATGGAAAAAGGGTTAAACAAACGCTGGATGGGCATCTGGTTTTCACTTCTCATTACAGTTGCATACGGATTAATTTTCAATTCAGTACAAGCAAATACAGTAACGATAGCGTTTGAAAATGCTTTTGGACTAGAGCGAACGATCGTAGGAGCTCTATTAGCTTTATTAGTTGCAGTTATTATTTTTGGCGGTATTAAGAGCATTTCACGTATTACAGAAATGATCGTTCCTCCAATGGCAATCATTTATATTGGTGTGGCTGTTTTTGTCGTTATTAACAACTTCAATATGTTACCAAGCATTTTTATAGAAATATTTAACAGTGCATTCGGTTTAGACCAAGCCATCGCTGGTGGTATTGGAGCAGCAATCAAGTTCGGAATCCAGCGCGGTTTATTCGCGACTGAAGCTGGTATGGGAAGCTCTCCTAACGCAGCAGCAACGTCAGATGTATCTCACCCTGTAAAACAAGGACTTGTTCAAGCATTAGGTGTTTTCGTAGATACATTCTTAGTATGTACATCAACAGCATTTATCGTATTATGTTCTGGACTTTACAAAGGATCAAATTTAGAAGGTATTGAATTAACACAACAAGCATTAAGTTCACAAATTGGACCGTGGGCAAGTACTTTCTTAGCGATTATTATTTTCCTATTTGCTTTCAGTTCCTTACTAGGAAACTACTATTATGGTGAAACAAACATCGCATTCATTAAAGAAAGCAAAACCTGGTTAATGATTTATCGTGTTGCAGTTGTCGGAATGGTGTTCTTCGGATCAATCGCTGCCCTTCAAACAGTTTGGAGTTTAGCTGATTTCTTTATGGGACTAATGGTATTTACAAACTTAATTGCCATCTCATTCCTTAGCAAGTTCGCCTATGCGGCATTAGTAGACTATATAAAGCAAAAGAAACAAGGAAAAGATCCTGTTTTCGTTGCAAGCTCTATCCCTGGCTTAAAGAATACAGAGTGTTGGGATGGACAGGATGTAGAAGAAAATAAAAAAGCTGTATAA
- a CDS encoding TrkA C-terminal domain-containing protein, protein MNIRESELPGIGYKFQIVTKGNEKMVIVIHDDGRREMYHFDSDHEESLSSILLRDSEARQIAAILGGMVYKPRALENVEMVFEGLAIEWFKVENEALAIGKTIGDLEIRKTYSVTIIAVMKKNMKKLFNPGPDTVIEEGDMLVVSGEREEIKKIINELLSNRGTD, encoded by the coding sequence ATGAATATTAGAGAAAGTGAACTTCCAGGTATTGGTTATAAGTTTCAAATCGTTACGAAAGGTAACGAAAAAATGGTGATTGTTATTCATGATGATGGGCGCAGAGAAATGTATCATTTCGATTCAGACCATGAAGAAAGTCTTTCAAGTATTTTATTGCGTGACTCAGAGGCAAGACAAATTGCAGCAATATTAGGTGGAATGGTATATAAGCCTAGGGCATTAGAAAATGTTGAGATGGTCTTTGAAGGTTTAGCAATTGAGTGGTTCAAAGTGGAGAATGAAGCTCTAGCAATTGGAAAAACAATTGGTGATCTTGAAATAAGAAAAACATATAGCGTAACGATAATTGCAGTTATGAAAAAGAACATGAAAAAGCTATTTAATCCAGGGCCAGACACGGTGATTGAAGAAGGAGATATGCTTGTAGTTTCTGGTGAGAGAGAAGAAATTAAAAAGATTATTAATGAATTACTTTCGAATAGGGGGACTGACTAG